From the genome of Colletotrichum destructivum chromosome 10, complete sequence, one region includes:
- a CDS encoding Putative Sec7 domain, pleckstrin domain, PH-like domain superfamily, sec7 domain superfamily: protein MPFLRRRGNVVSETDMRRHTIIDTESVPQLPPLPQHFPSPQPQSQQQQQQPPRPQSQQHQKQPFIIQPQEAQQSQTLLPPLQGQQQEKEQGQHGEEPRPSVSASTQESQSTLLAVPAQSEGDGDEPGQQTPDGSSDRPNTPPVQEETPKHRRFSMLRFRNASDSQLSLRAKQQAEKPPPVPRPPEIITTAPTVDFQVPQKKQSRMRLADRFRRSGEMPRNSEDGGARALTWMSSRRKTGLEDLASANRPTLVTFEEPSRPSSSRAPTNGERHDVPNLSLPANRASESSRSDASSGEHLYTTNTKDNSPPVHSGSSFFRMPRRKPKATAPMFDLSHLPQRGKPLNGNNNVATSSSSLGTSHPNVVSTSRENTPRPQQGSRPQSSHSVRADSLASSTHEHLARPNASPATALFRPGSIHSGQSSPTRTRLQRRGRSSTMSSLGRESIDGHLDPGTGRTSTSVGRKSFGDLFGLNRLRQNSDLGQGRQGSLTPATPGSNTSKNNSLQIAREPIALPEKLEDETPVKYLGRIEEILSRGVIASALSKGSDSFSIAVLRSYMRRFSFFEYPMDMAIRKLLMEAELPKETQQIDRCLQAFANRYHECNPGIYASPDQAYFVAFSLLILHTDVFNKNNKHKMQQPDYLKNTQGEGVSDSILRCFYDNITYTPFIHVEDDLDLSSDRLLANRAKRKTLFPGGTPETTVRRSAREPLDPYTLIIDGKLDILRPSLKDVMELEDHYNYLGTAKDLNVKELQRTFFRTGVLQIVSARSRPDAFRDDKGSANPAEAAQGVVDIKITKVGLLWRKDAKKKKTRSPWQEWGAILTGAQLYFFRNTTWIKNLMHQYETHVKQGFDGEPITFKPPLPEFKPDGYLPTKDAVALVDVTYKKHKNAFKYSQPSGYVEEVLLADNEEEMNDWLAKLNYAAAFTTSGVRMRGVVGGNYEGQSRRGIRRLGSSASAQVIQTPTGDVSIVRGKIDHKEAESIQAQRRQTMMDAVAKADEEIALKEQELEVHLRNARHLQILSPIQAKTRDQILSAAAHMDVKIKWIRMGIWKSRCHRDVLLKDLAEEQGPQGLAPSKMQNGHEFNEPSPSRERPSNLEAGSASSVARRRRRSSAAVSTIQGSSKIPQAEPESPVTEAYQTPPTSATFSPHKHQNSWDSKVSRSMEHLQRKRPGSSSSHSSIEPTFYSPKQHSTPQKDMDVEQSAIDHHHDDVDANERVLLEQAGLLDSGSRGRIQPERKRTGSLSEAGDASESRDTPGSIDKQDKMKIRRSLQRTLRESAGHLSHHRSRKGKEILSGGGSDDMGREDVLTRGSGSFVVHGKKASVINFGSELQQLTPEERMRQRKQDQRDEPASPASFDEDFHDALNSSFVPTERRESAASASTATARSFRELHRKYSSAHASKAPVFGGRLSVPSDGESEAAVSFSDGRRTPLPPIENESGDEEENQVAVGSLRSGTGPQFIVSPQPVPVSLANPVATPSEPTTPLEPQKGDENVQGAEMQRLPSPSIQAVKA, encoded by the exons atgccTTTTCTACGCCGTCGCGGCAACGTCGTCAGCGAGACCGACATGAGGCGCCATACCATTATTGATACCGAATCGGTGCCCCAGCTTCCGCCGCTTCCCCAGCACTTTCCTTCTCCGCAACCTCAATcccaacagcagcagcagcaaccacCCCGACCTCAATCGCAGCAGCACCAGAAGCAGCCATTCATCATCCAGCCGCAAGAAGCACAGCAATCGCAAACGCTGTTACCACCATTGCAGGGACAGCAGCAAGAGAAAGAGCAGGGGCAGCATGGGGAGGAACCGCGACCCTCTGTGTCTGCCTCGACTCAGGAATCTCAGTCCACACTTTTGGCTGTGCCTGCGCAATccgaaggcgacggcgacgagccTGGCCAGCAAACCCCTGACGGCTCAAGTGACCGACCAAATACCCCTCCCGTTCAGGAAGAGACGCCGAAGCATCGTCGTTTCTCTATGTTGAGATTTCGCAATGCCTCCGACTCGCAGCTGTCCCTCAGGGCCAAGCAACAGGCCGAAAAGCCCCCCCCTGTGCCTCGCC CGCCCGAAATCATTACAACTGCTCCGACTGTCGATTTTCAGGTTCCCCAAAAGAAGCAATCTCGCATGCGACTCGCCGACCGATTTCGACGCTCCGGTGAAATGCCAAGGAATAGTGAAGATGGAGGCGCCCGGGCCTTGACGTGGATGTCGTCGCGAAGAAAGACGGGATTGGAAGACTTAGCCTCGGCAAATCGGCCGACCCTTGTGACTTTCGAAGAACCCAGTCGtccgtcgtcatcgagggCGCCGACCAACGGAGAACGTCATGATGTCCCCAATCTATCGCTCCCTGCAAACCGAGCTTCAGAATCATCGCGGTCCGACGCAAGCTCGGGAGAACACCTGTACACTACAAACACGAAGGATAATTCGCCACCGGTGCACTCAGgctccagcttcttccgTATGCCTCGGAGGAAACCCAAGGCTACAGCTCCAATGTTCGACTTGTCACATTTGCCGCAAAGAGGAAAGCCTCTGAATGGGAACAATAACGTTGCGacatcgtcttcttcgctcGGCACGTCTCATCCGAACGTCGTATCTACTTCTCGAGAAAATACACCGCGTCCCCAACAAGGATCGCGTCCCCAGTCGAGTCACAGCGTGCGCGCCGATTCATTAGCATCGTCCACACACGAACATTTAGCCAGGCCGAACgcttcgcccgccaccgctCTATTCAGGCCGGGGTCAATCCATTCGGGGCAGTCCTCGCCGACTCGCACACGCTTGCAGCGGCGGGGTAGATCGTCGACCATGAGCTCTTTGGGAAGGGAGTCGATAGATGGCCATCTTGACCCGGGAACTGGTCGAACATCCACATCGGTTGGTCGCAAGAGCTTCGGCGACCTATTCGGTCTCAACCGATTGCGTCAAAATTCAGATCTTGGTCAGGGCCGACAAGGCAGCCTGACACCAGCTACTCCTGGCTCCAACACATCGAAGAACAACTCGTTGCAGATTGCGCGCGAACCGATCGCTCTGCCCGAGAAGCTCGAAGACGAAACGCCGGTTAAATATCTTGGTCGTATCGAGGAAATACTCAGTCGCGGAGTCATTGCCAGCGCGTTATCTAAGGGAAGCGATTCGTTCTCGATAGCGGTCCTCCGCAGCTACATGCGCCGCTTCAGCTTCTTTGAATACCCCATGGACATGGCTATCCGAAAGCTGCTCATGGAGGCTGAGCTACCCAAGGAAACACAGCAAATAGACAGATGCCTTCAGGCGTTTGCGAACCGTTACCACGAATGCAATCCCGGGATCTATGCCTCTCCAGACCAGGCGTATTTTGTCGCCTTTTCTCTCCTCATTTTACATACCGATGTTttcaacaagaacaacaagcACAAGATGCAGCAACCCGACTACTTGAAAAACACACAGGGAGAGGGCGTCTCAGACTCAATTCTAAGGTGCTTTTACGACAACATTACATATACCCCTTTCATTCATGTCGAGGACGATCTAGACCTCAGCAGCGATCGACTTTTGGCAAACAGAGCCAAGCGGAAGACGCTATTTCCAGGAGGCACGCCGGAGACAACCGTCAGACGGTCAGCCCGTGAGCCTCTTGATCCCTATACTCTTATAATAGATGGCAAGCTGGATATCTTGCGTCCGAGTCTCAAAGATGTGATGGAACTCGAAGATCACTACAACTACTTGGGGACGGCAAAGGATCTCAACGTCAAAGAGCTTCAGAGAACGTTCTTCAGAACCGGTGTCTTGCAAATAGTGTCGGCTAGGTCACGGCCAGATGCGTTCCGCGACGACAAGGGCTCCGCCAATCCGGCTGAGGCGGCTCAAGGCGTTGTTGATATCAAAATCACGAAAGTCGGCCTCTTATGGCGTAAGGATgccaaaaagaagaaaacgagaTCGCCGTGGCAGGAATGGGGGGCTATTCTGACCGGCGCTCAACTCTATTTCTTCCGCAATACCACATGGATCAAGAACCTGATGCACCAGTACGAGACTCATGTCAAACAGGGATTTGATGGGGAGCCGATTACTTTCAAGCCACCACTCCCGGAATTTAAGCCTGACGGGTACTTGCCGACAAAAGATGCGGTTGCGCTCGTTGACGTCACCTACAAGAAGCATAAGAACGCCTTTAAGTATTCTCAACCCAGCGGCTACGTCGAAGAGGTTCTCCTAGCCGACAACGAAGAGGAAATGAACGATTGGCTTGCCAAGCTCAATTATGCAGCCGCGTTTACAACATCGGGCGTTCGAATGAGGGGCGTTGTGGGCGGTAACTACGAGGGCCAGAGCCGGCGTGGCATAAGGAGGCTCGGCAGTTCAGCCTCTGCGCAGGTTAtccagacccccaccggCGACGTCAGCATCGTACGCGGGAAGATTGACCATAAGGAGGCCGAGTCGATCCAGGCGCAACGACGGCAGACCATGATGGATGCAGTTGCCaaagccgacgaggagatcgcACTCAAAGagcaggagctcgaggtgcACTTGAGGAACGCGCGGCATTTGCAAATACTGTCGCCCATCCAAGCCAAAACCCGAGATCAGATCCTTTCAGCCGCGGCCCACATGGATGTCAAAATCAAATGGATCCGCATGGGCATCTGGAAATCGAGGTGTCACCGGGATGTTTTGTTGAAAGATTTGGCCGAGGAACAGGGTCCTCAGGGCCTGGCGCCCTCCAAGATGCAAAATGGGCACGAGTTCAACGAgccatctccgtctcggGAGAGACCTTCCAATCTCGAAGCTGGCTCGGCGAGCAGCGTCGCGCGAAGACGTCGGCGATCATCTGCTGCCGTCTCTACCATTCAGGGGTCTTCCAAGATTCCCCAGGCAGAGCCTGAATCACCGGTCACCGAGGCTTACCAAACACCGCCGACAAGTGCAACGTTCAGTCCGCACAAGCATCAGAATTCTTGGGATTCTAAAGTCTCCAGGTCAATGGAACATTTGCAACGCAAGAGACCTGGCTCTAGCTCCAGTCATTCTTCTATCGAACCGACTTTCTACAGCCCGAAACAGCATTCGACGCCGCAAAAGGATATGGACGTTGAGCAATCTGCAATTGATCACCACCATGATGACGTCGACGCGAACGAACGGGTGCTCCTGGAGCAggccggccttctcgactCGGGTTCTCGCGGTAGAATTCAGCCAGAAAGAAAGCGGACTGGGTCACTGTCCGAAGCCGGAGACGCTTCCGAATCGCGAGACACCCCAGGCTCAATCGATAAGCAAGACAAAATGAAGATCCGACGCAGCTTGCAACGCACGCTCAGGGAAAGTGCTGGCCACCTCTCGCATCACCGCAGTAGGAAAGGCAAAGAAATACTCTCTGGTGGTGGATCGGACGACATGGGTCGTGAAGACGTGCTTACGAGAGGCTCCGGAAGTTTTGTGGTACATGGGAAGAAAGCATCAGTCATCAACTTCGGCTCCGAACTTCAGCAACTCACCCCGGAAGAACGTATGAGGCAGCGAAAGCAAGATCAACGTGACGAGCCTGCATCCCCCGCTAGCTTTGACGAAGATTTCCACGATGCTCTGAACAGCTCCTTCGTTCCCACCGAGCGACGAGAGTCGGCTGCTAGTGCAAGTACCGCCACGGCTAGAAGCTTTCGCGAGCTTCACCGCAAATACTCCTCGGCGCACGCATCCAAGGCGCCGGTGTTTGGCGGTCGTCTATCGGTACCTTCTGATGGCGAAAGCGAAGCAGCAGTCAGCTTCTCGGATGGGAGGCGGACACCACTTCCTCCAATCGAGAACGAGTCtggagatgaggaagaaaACCAAGTCGCTGTCGGTAGCCTGAGGTCCGGAACGGGCCCGCAGTTCATCGTCAGCCCGCAGCCTGTACCTGTGTCGCTGGCAAACCCGGTGGCGACCCCCTCCGAGCCAACGACTCCGCTGGAACCCCAAAAGGGGGATGAGAATGTCCAAGGGGCTGAGATGCAACGACTTCCCAGCCCATCCATACAAGCAGTCAAAGCCTAG
- a CDS encoding Putative tetratricopeptide-like helical domain superfamily, with protein MPSDPAANLSALLRAASIEDHEEVLKAANATLKVSSADLVAQQTRVVALLKLDRFDDALRAIADGGSKLEDAALLEKAYALYKTGKLQDAHELANSRPQRSYRHLVAQVAYRAEDFKDALEAYTNLLEDPQDEASDLKINQLASAAQLEWKSSANLDGDDTPIPTAEDADTFELAYNIACGTIARGELSKASNLLQRALRLCEESEELSEDDKSAEMIPIMVQQVYVYSRLGKAGEALEIQERLSISDEWDAESRLIALNNKSALATDAENAYLAQRKVDAAAVLSKQAKLFRYQDSQLKRNEYILGLHSQKFDGVYENTSRSLDDAAPTVSVDTNSLSAINATAYALRHSKTVDFKGVLPLVERRPTDVGLLLTIVQLYLMANNTGAALSVLESFLQNLEKQGTSEVRFSPGLVALAVSLYRQQGRHSSIRSELAKASSFWEKRDGRHVDSLLLGAGSELLKSSDPNDIAAAGAAFEKLCQKPSANHVAAAGLVASFATSDRAKVTLYFKDLPPVDDLLVGIDVDQLIGDGVVTHSKAVSQSKKRRLDAQPTETINKKKRRRKLPKDYVEGKKMDPERWLPLRDRSSYRPKGKKGKKKANEATQGGFVKEEETLELAGGAGSVKVEKAPTSSSKKKKKGKK; from the exons ATGCCTTCGGATCCTGCCGCTAACCTCAGCGCCCTGCTGCGCGCGGCCTCCATCGAAGACCACGAAGAAGTCCTCAaagccgccaacgccacTTTGAAGGTTTCTTCCGCGGACCTTGTCGCTCAACAGACCCGagtcgtcgccctcctcaagcTCGATCGTTTCGACGACGCCCTacgcgccatcgccgacggcggcagcaagctTGAGGACGCCGCCTTGTTGGAGAAGGCTTACGCTCTATACAAGACGGGAAAGCTGCAAGACGCCCACGAGCTCGCCAACTCCAGGCCCCAGCGGAGTTATCGTCACCTCGTAGCTCAGGTTGCCTATCGAGCCGAGGATTTCAAGGATGCGCTCGAAGCCTATACCAATCTCCTGGAAGACCCCCAGGATGAGGCAAGCGACCTGAAAATCAACCAGCTGGCGTCCGCAGCTCAGTTGGAATGGAAGTCCTCCgccaacctcgacggcgatgacacGCCTATACCTActgccgaggacgccgacacTTTCGAGCTCGCGTACAACATTGCTTGCGGTACAATCGCGCGCGGCGAGCTGTCCAAGGCGTCAAACCTTCTCCAAAGGGCTCTGCGTCTCTGCGAAGAATCCGAAGAGCTGTCAGAGGACGACAAGAGCGCTGAGATGATTCCCATCATGGTCCAGCAGGTTTACGTCTACTCGAGGTTAGGGAAGGCCGGCGAGGCTCTTGAAATCCAGGAGCGTCTGTCTATCTCCGA TGAATGGGACGCTGAGTCTAGGTTGATTGCGCTGAACAACAAGTCGGCTCTCGCGACTGATGCTGAGAACGCCTACTTGGCCCAACGCAAAGTCGACGCGGCAGCGGTGCTGAGCAAGCAGGCCAAACTGTTCAGGTACCAAGACAGCCAGCTGAAGCGGAACGAGTACATCCTTGGTCTGCATTCTCAAAAGTTCGACGGTGTCTACGAGAACACATCCCGATCACTTGACGATGCTGCGCCCACTGTATCTGTTGACACCAACAGCCTCTCAGCCATCAATGCAACAGCTTACGCCCTGCGTCATTCCAAGACGGTCGATTTCAAGGGCGTTCTTCCTTTGGTCGAGAGGCGTCCCACGGATGTCGGCCTCCTGCTCACCATAGTCCAACTCTACCTCATGGCAAATaacaccggcgccgccctaTCGGTTCTCGAATCCTTCCTGCAGAATCTGGAGAAGCAGGGCACGTCAGAAGTACGCTTCTCTCCTGGTTTGGTTgccttggccgtctctctctACAGGCAACAGGGCCGTCACAGCAGTATCCGGTCCGAATTAGCAAAAGCCTCATCCTTCTGGGAGAAGCGAGACGGCCGTCATGTCGACTCGCTTTTGCTTGGCGCCGGCTCCGAGCTTCTCAAGTCATCGGATCCCAATGACATTgcggccgccggtgccgcctTCGAGAAGCTCTGCCAGAAACCCAGCGCGAAccatgtcgccgccgccggccttgtgGCGTCTTTCGCCACCTCAGACAGAGCCAAGGTCACGTTGTATTTCAAAGACCTGCCCCctgtcgacgacctcctcgtcggcattGACGTTGACCAGctcatcggcgacggcgttgttACCCACTCGAAGGCGGTTAGCCAGTCCAAGAAGCGCCGCCTTGATGCGCAGCCGACTGAGACGATCAACAAGAAAAAGCGAAGAAGAAAGCTGCCCAAGGACTacgtcgagggcaagaaAATGGACCCCGAGAGGTGGCTTCCCCTGCGTGACCGATCCTCGTACCGGCCtaagggcaagaagggcaagaagaaggccaacgAAGCCACGCAGGGCGGCTttgtcaaggaggaggagacgtTGGAgttggcgggcggcgcgggatCTGTCAAGGTCGAAAAGGCAccaacctcgtcgtccaagaagaagaagaagggcaagaaaTGA
- a CDS encoding Putative SANT/Myb domain, Homeobox-like domain superfamily protein yields the protein MASQRRGPWSQQEDAYLMQLVNDQGPLNWVRIAQALGTRTPKQCRERFHQNLKPTLNHEPITPEEGAQIEILVSEIGKRWAEIARRLHGRSDNAVKNWWNGSQNRRKRHDRRRATQSTSGYDDRRYNSSAYQRPALTINSHAASLPYARHGMSSPVSPAFYAHGHGYYQLESPLPSPNSTSSPGSDVLDGEASTVSDAASSYTTSPQCLSRGNTPSIQLAPLRMDDNSAPRSLPPFGSLLHASCESKDAGHIRLPSITSHLLTAPNSPVGSVARQVPPPTSPSAADKDSRMDVSALLG from the coding sequence atggcTTCCCAGCGGAGAGGACCGTGGTCACAACAAGAGGACGCCTACCTGATGCAGCTTGTCAATGATCAGGGTCCCTTAAACTGGGTACGGATTGCCCAGGCCCTGGGAACTAGGACGCCGAAGCAGTGCAGAGAACGATTCCACCAGAACCTCAAGCCCACACTAAACCATGAGCCCATCACGCCTGAAGAAGGCGCCCAGATCGAAATACTCGTCAGCGAGATCGGCAAGAGGTGGGCAGAGATTGCACGACGCCTGCATGGCCGCAGCGACAATGCCGTCAAGAACTGGTGGAACGGAAGCCAGAACCGACGGAAGCGTCACGACCGCCGCAGAGCTACCCAGAGCACCTCTGGTTACGACGATCGACGATACAATTCGTCTGCGTACCAACGCCCGGCACTCACCATAAACTCTCACGCCGCTTCTCTCCCCTACGCCAGGCATGGCATGTCTTCTCCTGTGTCCCCTGCATTCTACGCTCATGGTCATGGCTACTATCAACTTGAGTCACCTCTCCCATCTCCGAATTCCACTTCTTCGCCTGGAAGTGATGTTCTCGATGGCGAGGCATCCACAGTCTCAGACGCAGCATCCAGCTACACCACATCTCCCCAGTGCCTTTCGCGAGGCAACACACCGTCCATCCAGCTGGCTCCTCTCCGCATGGACGACAACTCGGCCCCTCgatctcttcctccctttgGCAGTCTCCTACACGCATCATGTGAAAGCAAAGACGCTGGACACATTCGTCTGCCATCAATCACATCACATCTCTTGACCGCGCCCAACTCGCCTGTGGGGAGCGTTGCTCGGCAGGTTCCGCCGCCAACCTCGCCCTCCGCTGCGGACAAGGACTCTAGGATGGATGTCTCCGCGCTGCTTGGATGA
- a CDS encoding Putative nuclear cap-binding protein subunit 3 — translation MDWDMDMEDVAEGFAPPTTAIADSTNTGVSNAIPLTTTERDLESSTLVPNKVHVRGLETLTTDDIKTYVRDHYGPTNRIEWIDDESANLVFGSESSAQDALKALSAVDIADVTQLPINETIPAKAVASKPEANLQVRFAVISDKKAPGAAQRSRFYLFHPEFDPEERMRREGSRNRYRDRSGDDRYRRNGRGRSQRGREPSVEVFHASMYDDEDTSANRESRSTQPRRRSSSRGSSSRRDQSHTYRNQEKELFPNRGSGAGRGRRNRSASPIRDVDGDAAMDVEAARMLRPSNRERASGIKERLAKDNTAKELFPAKDSSAGKTHMDRVMDGADETTQLMQRKLSVANNDRGAKKDLFDIRGRAEKSGADTGFAIKGAAGASVKELFPNRFGGGNTGKELFADKLVGRGRRRQKAEDLFS, via the exons ATGGATTGGGACATGGATATGGAGGATGTCGCCGAAGGATTTGCTCCTCCGACCACCGCAATTGCCGACAGCACA AATACCGGAGTATCGAATGCGATACCCCTTACCACGACCGAGCGCGACCTGGAAAGCTCAACTTTGGTACCCAACAAGGTTCATGTCCGAGGATTGGAGACGTTGACGACGGACGATATCAAGACATACGTGAGGGACCATTATGGCCCCACAAATAGGATCGAATGGATCGACGACGAGTCTGCGAACTTGGTCTTCGGATCTGAGTCCTCGGCACAGGACGCTCTGAAAGCCTTGAGCGCCGTTGACATCGCCGATGTGACTCAATTGCCCATCAACGAGACGATCCCTGCTAAAGCCGTCGCTTCTAAGCCAGAGGCAAACCTTCAAGTCCGATTTGCCGTTATTTCCGACAAGAAGGCACCTGGCGCGGCGCAGAGGAGCAGATTCTATCTTTTTCACCCCGAATTCGATCCGGAAGAAAGAATGCGACGCGAAGGAAGCAGGAACAGGTACCGCGACCGCAGTGGCGATGATCGCTACCGCCGTAACGGCCGCGGAAGAAGTCAGCGAGGCCGCGAACCGAGTGTGGAGGTATTCCACGCGAGCATGTACGACGATGAAGATACTTCAGCGAACCGCGAGTCCAGATCCACGCAACCGCGGAGGAGGTCGTCATCCAGGGGCTCTAGCTCGCGCAGGGATCAATCCCATACATATCGCAAccaggagaaggagctcTTTCCAAATCGAGGATCGGGAGCGGGCAGGGGCCGACGAAACCGCTCGGCGTCACCGATACGAGATGTCGACGGTGACGCGGCGATGGATGTGGAGGCAGCACGGATGTTGAGACCCAGCAACCGAGAAAGGGCATCTGGTATCAAGGAGCGTCTGGCCAAGGACAACACGGCGAAGGAGCTATTCCCCGCTAAGGACTCTTCTGCCGGCAAGACGCATATGGACCGGGTCATGGACGGTGCAGACGAGACCACGCAGCTAATGCAACGCAAACTATCAGTGGCCAACAACGACAGGGGCGCTAAGAAGGACTTGTTTGACATTCGAGGCAGAGCCGAGAAAAGTGGTGCCGACACTGGCTTCGCCATTAAGGGCGCAGCAGGTGCAAGTGTCAAGGAGCTGTTCCCAAATCGCTTTGGAGGTGGTAACACGGGAAAGGAACTCTTTGCCGACAAGTTGGTGGGCCGTGGACGCAGACGACAGAAGGCTGAAGATTTATTCTCTTAG